A section of the Malania oleifera isolate guangnan ecotype guangnan chromosome 2, ASM2987363v1, whole genome shotgun sequence genome encodes:
- the LOC131149225 gene encoding uncharacterized protein LOC131149225 isoform X1: MAASVAGRSAFLRIVSRTKMTNSRTTVTRFSMSQSRISPTGSSFSRFLRRELSTLLPVHSAIASACLVSKLPSELSASIEGNFSFLSIVSTLESMHLKVEEVSRKILGFLRILEFLINCYWMFCYLRAIDPTVRFL, from the exons ATGGCTGCTTCTGTTGCGGGAAGATCCGCATTTCTACGAATAGTATCTAGAACGAAAATGACAAACTCAAGAACGACTGTAACAAGATTCTCGATGTCCCAGTCTCGAATTTCTCCGACTGGATCTTCTTTCTCAAG GTTCCTCCGACGGGAATTGAGCACGCTTCTTCCCGTCCACAGTGCAATTGCGTCTGCCTGCCTCGTTTCCAAGCTTCCGTCCGAACTGAGCGCGTCCATTGAAGGTaacttttcttttctctctataGTTTCGACATTGGAGAGCATGCATTTgaaggttgaggaagtttctcgCAAAATTTTGGGTTTCTTAAGAATTTTGGAGtttttaattaattgttattGGATGTTCTGTTATTTAAGGGCCATTGACCCAACTGTAAGGTTTTTATAG